In the genome of Halapricum salinum, one region contains:
- a CDS encoding HIT family protein codes for MEQVFAPWRIEWVERSDGSEFDGCVFCELPEQGADREYNLLARGEHAYVLLNNYPYNPGHVMVIPYQHTGDYRDLDEEVLLDHARLQQRTIDAIETAFEPDGLNIGMNIGGKAAGGSIDGHLHTHVVPRWGGDTDFMAVISETNVIVEAIEDSYERLHEAFASQDGVLVDGEDSAVVVE; via the coding sequence ATGGAGCAGGTCTTCGCGCCGTGGCGCATCGAGTGGGTCGAACGGTCGGACGGATCGGAGTTCGATGGCTGTGTCTTCTGTGAACTCCCCGAGCAGGGAGCTGACCGGGAGTACAATCTTCTCGCGCGTGGCGAGCACGCGTACGTCCTGTTGAACAACTATCCCTACAATCCGGGACACGTGATGGTGATCCCCTACCAGCACACCGGCGACTACCGTGATCTGGACGAGGAGGTGTTGCTCGACCACGCGCGGCTCCAGCAACGGACCATCGACGCCATCGAGACGGCGTTCGAGCCTGACGGGCTGAACATCGGCATGAACATCGGTGGGAAGGCCGCCGGCGGATCGATCGACGGCCACCTCCATACCCACGTCGTCCCGCGTTGGGGTGGCGACACGGACTTCATGGCCGTGATCTCGGAGACGAACGTCATCGTCGAGGCGATCGAAGACTCATACGAGCGGCTGCACGAGGCGTTCGCGTCCCAGGATGGGGTTCTCGTCGACGGTGAGGACTCGGCTGTAGTCGTCGAGTGA
- a CDS encoding cation diffusion facilitator family transporter, whose protein sequence is MSADRRRVLRRVGLLVLVVNFGLVVAKGVVWYYTGSLAVASEAINSLADSIYSVVTVAGLYLTTQPPDFEHPHGHERIEPFVSLFVALGIFAAGIGVFYQASRAILDGDVTVTRNLAAVAILAVTIAVKYGLYWYVSEISETHRSPALQATALDNRADVLTASAALAGVVGAGLGYPILDPIAAVVVAFGILYTGFEIVRDNVNYLVGRAPPADLRAQIVRRALAHPDVEGVHDVIAHYVGPEIDVSLHIEVEGDRTLREAHDIESAVVESIAALPEVDDVFVHVDPKELGEWKRDEDAEKLAGYDSDHRTDDSTAK, encoded by the coding sequence ATGTCGGCGGATCGACGCAGGGTGTTGCGCCGGGTCGGGTTACTCGTCCTGGTCGTCAACTTCGGGCTCGTCGTCGCGAAAGGTGTGGTGTGGTACTACACCGGGAGCCTCGCAGTCGCCTCGGAAGCGATCAACAGCCTCGCTGATTCGATCTACAGCGTCGTCACCGTCGCCGGACTCTATCTGACGACCCAGCCTCCTGACTTCGAACATCCACACGGCCACGAACGGATCGAACCGTTCGTCTCGCTGTTCGTCGCGCTCGGAATCTTCGCGGCCGGGATCGGCGTGTTCTATCAGGCTTCCAGGGCGATCCTCGATGGGGACGTCACAGTCACGCGGAATCTCGCGGCCGTCGCGATCCTCGCAGTGACGATCGCGGTGAAGTACGGTCTCTACTGGTACGTCAGCGAGATCAGCGAGACGCACCGCTCTCCGGCGTTGCAGGCGACGGCTCTGGACAATCGCGCGGACGTACTCACCGCGAGTGCTGCGCTGGCCGGGGTCGTCGGCGCGGGTCTGGGCTATCCGATCCTCGACCCGATCGCCGCGGTGGTCGTCGCCTTCGGGATCCTCTACACCGGGTTCGAGATCGTCCGGGACAACGTCAACTATCTCGTCGGCCGCGCCCCGCCTGCGGACCTGCGGGCCCAGATCGTCAGGCGTGCACTCGCACACCCGGACGTCGAGGGCGTCCACGACGTGATCGCTCACTACGTCGGCCCGGAGATCGACGTCAGCCTCCACATCGAAGTCGAGGGCGACCGCACGCTCCGAGAGGCCCACGACATCGAGTCCGCGGTCGTCGAATCCATCGCCGCTCTGCCCGAGGTCGACGACGTGTTCGTCCACGTCGATCCGAAAGAACTCGGCGAGTGGAAACGCGACGAAGACGCCGAAAAGCTCGCTGGCTACGATAGCGACCATAGAACAGACGACAGCACAGCAAAGTAG
- a CDS encoding SprT-like domain-containing protein, with the protein MTGQTPITRSELLDRAAAYAETVDIDVETAAIEWDISERAKRRAGCCRYDRQNERVTIVLTWAAYREMGWERFTRTIRHELVHAWEFTHFGESGHGSRFREKAAEIDAPRHCEPFTEGRLRLVCTNDACEWAPDRHRASKPVKYPDEGYRCGECGSEYVVEHRDSGLTWRTNREYQRARERLGDEW; encoded by the coding sequence GTGACGGGTCAGACGCCGATCACTCGGAGCGAGTTGCTCGACCGTGCGGCAGCTTACGCCGAGACCGTCGACATCGACGTCGAGACGGCGGCGATCGAATGGGACATCTCCGAACGAGCCAAGCGCCGGGCCGGCTGCTGTCGCTACGATCGGCAGAACGAACGGGTGACGATCGTCCTCACCTGGGCGGCCTACCGGGAGATGGGGTGGGAGCGATTCACCAGGACGATCCGACACGAACTCGTTCACGCCTGGGAGTTTACCCACTTCGGGGAGTCGGGCCACGGCTCCCGGTTTCGCGAGAAAGCCGCCGAGATCGACGCACCCCGACACTGCGAGCCGTTCACCGAGGGACGGCTTCGTCTCGTCTGTACGAACGACGCCTGTGAGTGGGCGCCCGACCGCCACCGCGCCTCGAAACCGGTCAAGTATCCGGACGAGGGCTATCGCTGTGGGGAGTGTGGCAGCGAGTACGTCGTCGAACACCGCGACTCGGGGTTGACCTGGCGGACGAATCGAGAATATCAGCGCGCACGCGAGCGACTCGGTGACGAGTGGTAA
- a CDS encoding uS10/mL48 family ribosomal protein, with protein sequence MPFVTKLTFQSGDRQVLDDVVDEIKASAARKGVEHKGPHPQPPDDFRVPQSKTLTDDHNRFDAWNYTVYTRTVEIVGHDEFARSIAGRDLPDSVSVEVEVDQQHGLGRGN encoded by the coding sequence ATGCCCTTCGTCACGAAGCTCACTTTCCAGAGCGGGGATCGACAGGTGCTCGACGACGTCGTCGACGAGATCAAAGCGAGTGCGGCGCGCAAGGGCGTCGAACACAAGGGACCACATCCACAGCCACCGGACGACTTTCGCGTCCCCCAGTCGAAGACGCTGACCGACGATCACAACCGCTTCGACGCCTGGAACTACACCGTCTACACCCGGACCGTCGAGATCGTCGGCCACGACGAGTTCGCTCGCTCGATCGCCGGCCGCGACCTCCCCGATTCCGTCTCTGTCGAGGTCGAAGTCGACCAGCAACACGGTCTCGGCCGCGGCAACTGA
- a CDS encoding nicotinate phosphoribosyltransferase, translated as MTDDRPFDIVSTDAIREGRATDAYFERTVEALDHAGKNPHVVAEVTADQFPTGEFEVLAGVEDLAHLLEGYDVDVDALPEGQLFDGGPVARVEGSYMEFCRLETALLGFLSHASGIASRALEARMAAPDSTVLSFGSRHVHPSLGAVVERAALVGGLDGISNVAAGEVIGREAGGTMPHALLLCFGRGNQEQGWRAFDEGVDPEVPRVALCDTFGDEVEEVIRAVETIEDIDSVRLDTTSSRRGDFRHIVREVRWELDARGHENVDVFASGGLGPEQLRHLRDVADGFGVGGYVSNADPIDFALDIVEVDGEAISKRGKLSGVKDVYRTPDGRHHVGLADQPGPVDGESLLEPLLRSGEVVREFDIDAAARRARQDADVVGFASE; from the coding sequence ATGACCGACGACAGGCCGTTCGACATCGTCAGTACCGACGCCATCAGGGAGGGGCGAGCGACCGACGCGTATTTCGAGCGTACCGTCGAGGCGCTCGACCACGCGGGGAAGAACCCGCACGTCGTCGCAGAGGTGACGGCCGATCAGTTTCCCACCGGGGAGTTCGAGGTTCTCGCGGGCGTCGAAGACCTCGCACATCTCCTCGAAGGATACGACGTCGACGTCGACGCACTCCCGGAGGGGCAACTGTTCGACGGCGGCCCAGTCGCCCGCGTCGAAGGCTCGTATATGGAGTTCTGTCGACTGGAAACCGCCCTGCTCGGATTTCTCTCCCACGCCAGCGGGATCGCGAGCCGCGCACTGGAAGCCCGGATGGCTGCGCCGGACTCGACGGTATTGAGTTTCGGCTCGCGACACGTCCACCCGAGTCTCGGTGCGGTCGTCGAACGCGCGGCGCTAGTCGGCGGCCTCGACGGCATCTCGAACGTCGCCGCCGGCGAGGTGATCGGCCGTGAAGCCGGCGGAACCATGCCGCACGCCCTCTTGCTGTGTTTCGGCCGGGGCAACCAAGAACAGGGCTGGCGGGCCTTCGACGAGGGCGTCGATCCCGAGGTTCCGCGAGTCGCGCTCTGTGACACCTTCGGCGACGAAGTCGAGGAGGTCATCCGGGCCGTCGAGACCATAGAGGACATCGACAGCGTCCGGCTGGACACGACCAGCTCTCGTCGGGGGGACTTCCGGCACATCGTCCGGGAAGTCCGCTGGGAACTCGACGCGCGCGGGCACGAGAACGTGGATGTCTTCGCCAGTGGCGGACTCGGTCCCGAGCAGCTCCGGCACCTCCGGGACGTCGCCGACGGCTTCGGTGTCGGCGGCTACGTCAGCAACGCCGACCCGATCGACTTCGCGCTGGACATCGTCGAAGTCGACGGCGAAGCCATCTCAAAGCGGGGCAAACTCTCGGGCGTCAAGGACGTCTACCGGACGCCCGACGGTCGCCACCACGTCGGCCTGGCCGACCAGCCTGGGCCCGTCGACGGCGAATCACTCCTCGAACCACTGCTTCGCAGCGGCGAGGTCGTTCGCGAGTTCGACATCGACGCCGCGGCGCGTCGCGCACGACAGGACGCCGACGTCGTCGGGTTCGCAAGCGAGTAG
- a CDS encoding M28 family metallopeptidase, whose product MDERVACLLGRAWQSERPWRVLRTLTELEDRMGGHPGEQRAADFLEDELESLGVEDVTQESFAIPEWTRGETSLLAHVHSRDRERTFEARALPYCPESTVEAPLVDVGYGTPAELDARDVEDAVVVASTATPPKADRFFHRMEKIGYAAARGAVGFVLANHQPGQLPPTGSLRVGDTLPAVGVSYETGEWLRDYAAEGAAVRINVTASVEPGTSQNVCGRFGPETDDAVLLLAHYDAHDVAEGALDNGCGVAVLVAAVEALIEMDLDREVRIALVGCEELGLQGSETLAASVDAADLHAVVNLDGVGRERTLKALTHGSDDVRDLAREVVEQVDHPLSVDALPHPYSDHWPFLRQGVPALQLHSRPDDADGGHWERGWTHTRADTRDKADVRTIREHAMLTTLLGRRLATADVSRVDPAMLQDALADAEPSMRAAGVWPDEWDET is encoded by the coding sequence ATGGACGAACGGGTGGCGTGCCTCCTCGGTCGGGCCTGGCAGTCAGAACGCCCGTGGCGCGTTCTGCGGACGCTCACGGAGCTAGAGGATCGAATGGGGGGGCATCCAGGCGAACAGCGCGCTGCGGATTTTCTGGAAGACGAACTCGAATCGCTCGGCGTCGAGGACGTCACCCAGGAGAGCTTCGCTATCCCCGAGTGGACCCGTGGCGAGACGTCACTCCTGGCGCACGTTCACAGCCGCGACCGTGAGCGGACGTTCGAGGCCCGCGCCTTGCCGTACTGTCCCGAGTCGACCGTGGAGGCGCCGCTGGTCGACGTCGGGTACGGAACGCCCGCCGAACTCGACGCGCGCGACGTCGAGGACGCCGTTGTCGTCGCCAGCACGGCCACCCCACCGAAAGCGGATCGGTTCTTCCACCGGATGGAGAAGATTGGCTATGCCGCAGCGCGCGGCGCGGTCGGGTTCGTCCTCGCGAACCACCAGCCCGGGCAACTCCCGCCGACGGGCTCGCTCCGCGTGGGCGATACGCTCCCGGCTGTGGGCGTCAGCTACGAGACTGGCGAGTGGCTGCGCGATTACGCCGCCGAGGGTGCGGCCGTCCGGATCAACGTCACCGCCAGCGTCGAACCGGGGACGAGTCAGAACGTCTGCGGTCGATTCGGTCCCGAGACCGACGACGCCGTGCTCTTGCTGGCACACTACGACGCCCACGACGTCGCCGAGGGAGCACTGGACAACGGTTGTGGTGTCGCCGTCCTGGTCGCTGCAGTCGAGGCGCTGATCGAGATGGACCTCGATCGCGAAGTCAGGATCGCGCTGGTCGGCTGTGAGGAACTCGGCCTCCAGGGCAGCGAGACCCTCGCTGCCAGCGTCGACGCCGCGGACCTCCACGCCGTGGTCAACCTCGACGGAGTCGGACGCGAGCGCACACTGAAGGCGTTGACTCACGGCAGCGACGACGTGCGTGACCTCGCTCGTGAGGTGGTCGAACAGGTCGACCATCCGCTCTCTGTCGACGCCCTCCCCCATCCCTACAGCGATCACTGGCCGTTCCTCCGACAAGGTGTGCCCGCACTGCAGTTACACAGCCGCCCGGACGACGCCGACGGCGGTCACTGGGAGCGTGGCTGGACCCACACCAGAGCCGATACGCGTGACAAGGCCGACGTGCGGACGATCAGAGAGCACGCGATGCTGACGACACTCCTCGGCCGTCGACTCGCCACGGCAGACGTCTCCCGAGTCGATCCCGCGATGCTGCAGGACGCTCTCGCCGACGCCGAGCCCAGCATGCGTGCCGCCGGGGTGTGGCCCGACGAGTGGGACGAGACGTGA
- the pepF gene encoding oligoendopeptidase F, producing the protein MSSVPERSDIETSYKWDLESLYASDEDWEDAFEHAQDRITELSAFDGRATEDAETLLETLETFEEVMRLVENVVGYARMRRDEDTRDSDYQALFARAQSLYSEASSAASFLDPEIQDCTREEIENMIDDEPALEAYEHYFDDVLRMKDHTRSAEVEELLADLGEVMGAPSEVYNMLTNADMTFPSVEDPDGEAVEITLNNFTTLQKRQDRDFRREVYEEFYDEWETVRNAVGAAQKNSVKTDVKTARARDYDTAREAALNGPNVPVEVYDTLVETVHDNLDALHRHADLKRQVIDGEDLEMWDLYVPLTETESPEIEYEQACDYVIDAVAPLGEEYQKRLADGLESRWVDVYETRGKQSGAYSGGTYESQPYILMNYQDDVESMYTLAHELGHSLHSEYTSDTQPYVYADYEIFVAEVASTVNETLLTHHLLDTVEDARLRRHILNEYLERFRSTLFRQTMFAEFEQQTHELSEAGEALTAERLDEIYADLKSQYYEPAELDDRIAREWMRIPHFYRAFYVYQYATGISAAVALVEQILDDDDPEAAERYVEFLSRGSRAYPLELLRDAGVDMAEPDAVQAATDVYGEYLDEIESLL; encoded by the coding sequence ATGAGTTCGGTTCCCGAACGGAGCGACATCGAGACGTCCTACAAGTGGGATCTCGAGTCACTCTACGCGAGCGACGAGGACTGGGAAGACGCGTTCGAACACGCACAGGATCGCATCACGGAGCTGTCGGCTTTCGACGGCCGAGCGACCGAGGACGCCGAGACGCTGCTGGAGACACTGGAAACGTTCGAAGAAGTGATGCGGCTGGTCGAGAACGTCGTCGGCTATGCTCGGATGCGCCGCGACGAGGACACACGCGACAGCGACTACCAGGCACTGTTCGCCCGCGCACAATCACTCTACTCGGAGGCGAGCAGCGCAGCGAGTTTCCTCGACCCCGAGATCCAGGACTGTACCCGCGAGGAGATCGAGAACATGATCGACGACGAGCCCGCCCTCGAAGCGTACGAGCACTACTTCGACGACGTCCTCCGGATGAAAGACCACACCCGTTCGGCAGAAGTCGAAGAACTGCTCGCGGACCTGGGCGAGGTCATGGGTGCACCTTCGGAGGTCTACAACATGCTCACCAACGCCGACATGACCTTCCCGAGCGTCGAGGACCCGGACGGCGAGGCCGTCGAGATCACGCTCAACAACTTCACGACCCTCCAGAAACGACAGGATCGGGACTTCCGCCGGGAAGTCTACGAGGAGTTCTACGACGAGTGGGAGACGGTTCGCAACGCCGTCGGGGCCGCCCAGAAAAACAGCGTCAAGACCGACGTCAAGACCGCCCGAGCGCGAGACTACGACACCGCCCGCGAGGCCGCTCTGAACGGCCCGAACGTCCCTGTCGAGGTCTACGATACACTGGTCGAGACCGTCCACGACAACCTCGACGCGCTGCACCGACACGCCGATCTCAAGCGCCAGGTAATCGACGGCGAGGACCTCGAGATGTGGGACCTGTACGTCCCGCTGACCGAGACCGAGAGCCCCGAAATCGAGTACGAACAGGCATGTGACTACGTTATCGACGCCGTTGCGCCGCTGGGCGAGGAGTACCAGAAGCGACTCGCCGACGGGCTGGAATCGCGGTGGGTCGACGTCTACGAGACCCGTGGCAAGCAGTCGGGGGCGTATTCGGGCGGGACCTACGAGTCCCAGCCGTACATCCTGATGAACTACCAGGACGACGTCGAGTCGATGTACACGCTGGCCCACGAACTGGGCCACTCGCTACACAGCGAGTACACCAGCGACACTCAGCCGTACGTCTACGCAGACTACGAGATCTTCGTCGCGGAAGTTGCCTCGACGGTGAACGAGACCCTGCTCACGCACCACCTGCTCGACACCGTCGAAGACGCACGGCTGCGGCGACACATCCTCAACGAGTACCTCGAACGCTTCCGCTCGACGCTGTTCCGCCAGACCATGTTCGCGGAGTTCGAGCAGCAGACCCACGAACTCTCCGAAGCCGGCGAGGCACTGACCGCAGAGCGCCTCGACGAGATCTACGCGGACCTCAAAAGTCAGTACTACGAACCCGCCGAGCTCGACGACCGGATCGCCCGCGAGTGGATGCGCATTCCGCACTTCTATCGGGCGTTCTACGTCTATCAGTACGCCACCGGAATCTCGGCGGCAGTAGCGCTCGTCGAGCAAATCCTGGACGACGACGATCCCGAAGCGGCCGAGCGATACGTCGAGTTCCTCTCGCGTGGATCGCGCGCGTATCCGCTCGAACTCCTCCGCGATGCAGGGGTCGATATGGCCGAGCCGGACGCTGTGCAGGCGGCGACCGACGTCTACGGCGAGTACCTCGACGAGATCGAGTCGCTGCTGTAG
- a CDS encoding acyl-CoA dehydrogenase family protein, whose product MDFSLGAEHRMMRETVRDFCEAEIEPIAQEIEDEHRFPGEIFDQLADLDVLGVPVSEEYGGLGADQLTYALVTEELGRVSGSIGLSYAAHVSLASKPIDAFGTPEQKERWLRPLAEGEYLGGWALTEPGSGSDASDMDTTAEKSEAPRASNRSGVAAEDDGDEYVLNGTKQFITNASVAGSILVKAVTDPEAGYDGISTFIVDPRNDDGFEVTTEWDKLGLNASPTCEIQFDDCRIPEDRLLGEEGEGWEQTKETLQGGRISIAALSVGLAQGAFEAARNYATEREQFGQSISEFDAVRDMLVRMYRKTQRARLLTHEAAWRYDQGEDVTLQSSLAKLDASEASREVAEDAIQVLGGYGYTTDFAPQRFYRDAKLMEIGEGTSEIQRLVIGRELGL is encoded by the coding sequence ATGGACTTCTCGCTCGGGGCCGAACACCGGATGATGCGCGAGACGGTGCGAGACTTTTGCGAGGCCGAGATCGAGCCAATCGCCCAGGAGATCGAAGACGAACATCGATTCCCTGGCGAGATCTTCGACCAGCTGGCCGATCTCGACGTCCTGGGCGTGCCCGTCAGTGAGGAGTACGGCGGCCTCGGCGCGGACCAGCTCACCTACGCGCTCGTCACCGAAGAACTCGGCCGTGTCTCGGGCAGTATCGGTCTCTCGTATGCCGCCCACGTCAGTCTCGCGAGCAAGCCCATCGACGCCTTCGGGACGCCCGAACAGAAAGAGCGCTGGCTCCGTCCGCTCGCGGAGGGCGAGTACCTGGGCGGATGGGCGCTCACGGAACCGGGAAGCGGCTCGGACGCCTCGGACATGGACACGACGGCCGAGAAGAGCGAGGCGCCACGCGCCTCGAACCGGAGCGGCGTCGCCGCGGAGGACGACGGCGACGAGTACGTCCTGAACGGGACCAAGCAGTTCATCACCAACGCCTCCGTCGCGGGCTCGATCCTCGTGAAGGCCGTCACCGACCCGGAGGCCGGCTACGACGGCATCTCGACGTTCATCGTCGACCCGCGCAACGACGACGGCTTCGAAGTGACGACCGAGTGGGACAAACTCGGGCTGAACGCTTCGCCCACGTGCGAGATCCAGTTCGACGACTGCCGGATTCCCGAAGATCGACTCCTCGGTGAGGAGGGCGAGGGCTGGGAGCAGACCAAAGAGACCCTCCAGGGCGGGCGGATCTCGATCGCGGCACTCTCTGTGGGACTCGCCCAGGGAGCGTTCGAGGCAGCCCGGAACTACGCGACCGAGCGCGAGCAGTTCGGCCAGTCGATCAGCGAGTTCGACGCCGTCCGGGACATGCTGGTGAGGATGTACCGCAAGACACAGCGCGCTCGCCTGCTCACGCACGAGGCCGCCTGGCGCTACGACCAGGGCGAGGACGTCACGCTCCAGTCGTCGCTGGCGAAACTCGATGCCAGCGAGGCCTCCCGCGAAGTGGCCGAGGACGCGATCCAGGTGCTCGGCGGCTACGGCTACACCACCGACTTCGCGCCACAGCGGTTCTATCGCGACGCGAAGCTGATGGAGATCGGCGAGGGCACCAGCGAGATTCAGCGACTCGTCATCGGGCGGGAACTCGGGCTGTAG
- a CDS encoding GNAT family N-acetyltransferase, translating to MPGPAFLRGEDVTLHPQGEDDVEFLLELLNHPDVWPSLATYEPTTEAEEREWIESVGENDGVHLLICADGEPVGTMGLNRVNEVWGLAELGYMIDPDAWGNGYATDAGRRLVRYAFEDRRLHKIKANAFGTNPASQRVLEKIGFEREGVFEDHAYVRGEYVDLHRYGLLAEDF from the coding sequence ATGCCCGGACCTGCCTTCCTCCGTGGCGAGGACGTGACGCTACACCCCCAGGGCGAGGACGACGTCGAGTTCCTGCTGGAACTCCTCAACCATCCCGACGTCTGGCCTTCGCTGGCGACCTACGAACCGACGACCGAGGCCGAAGAACGCGAGTGGATCGAAAGCGTCGGCGAGAACGACGGCGTCCACCTGCTGATCTGTGCCGACGGCGAGCCGGTCGGGACGATGGGGCTCAACCGAGTCAACGAGGTCTGGGGCCTCGCGGAGCTGGGCTACATGATCGACCCCGACGCCTGGGGCAACGGCTACGCGACCGACGCCGGCCGCCGCCTCGTCAGATACGCCTTCGAGGACCGCCGGCTGCACAAGATCAAGGCCAACGCTTTCGGGACGAATCCGGCCTCTCAGCGCGTTTTAGAGAAGATCGGCTTCGAGAGAGAGGGCGTCTTCGAGGACCACGCCTACGTCCGCGGGGAGTACGTCGATCTCCACCGCTACGGGCTGCTGGCCGAGGACTTCTGA
- a CDS encoding redoxin domain-containing protein: protein MLDTGDPAPDFYLPAATDPDAEYMLSAAANAGPVVLAFVPSAEQEAASLLEALTALDWASMATQISVFGIGDDQELLGRLAPDLPFPLLYDPEAYVTDLYGIADRDSGVGPRRALVLADQGCTIRFAWMASAVSETPPLEDLVDAIQSL from the coding sequence ATGCTCGACACTGGCGATCCGGCCCCGGATTTCTATCTGCCCGCGGCGACCGATCCGGACGCGGAGTACATGCTTTCGGCGGCCGCCAACGCCGGCCCCGTCGTACTCGCGTTCGTCCCGAGCGCCGAGCAGGAGGCAGCCTCGCTGCTGGAGGCCCTCACAGCTCTCGACTGGGCGTCGATGGCGACGCAGATCTCGGTGTTCGGAATCGGCGACGACCAGGAACTGCTCGGCCGACTGGCTCCAGACCTGCCGTTTCCCCTGCTGTACGATCCCGAGGCGTACGTCACTGATCTCTACGGGATCGCCGACCGCGACAGCGGGGTCGGGCCACGACGCGCGCTCGTGCTCGCAGATCAGGGGTGTACGATCCGGTTCGCCTGGATGGCGTCCGCCGTGAGCGAGACCCCACCGCTCGAGGACCTCGTCGACGCGATCCAGTCACTGTAG